One part of the Alosa alosa isolate M-15738 ecotype Scorff River chromosome 4, AALO_Geno_1.1, whole genome shotgun sequence genome encodes these proteins:
- the LOC125293974 gene encoding PTB domain-containing engulfment adapter protein 1-like, producing MIESEDNEISFIVKFLGRIEVRRPDGMQILNEAAGVLLNPDKNDKETAKKSKAYLFLSVSGIDILEYKTKFMMHSCRVESVSFCAVHQTMPKLFGFIAKNPASDMYHCYMFQCKKFSHLVVSLIGDTFKACSKQEEVRGSRDLVVEALRLRIKALQRENELLKRRLREAGGSSEGTRNLDGDSDAESSSHSQSDLSKVRFNSDGDRVPLIRNS from the exons ATGATTGAATCTGAAGATAATGAGATTTCTTTCATAGTAAAA TTCCTTGGTCGCATTGAGGTTCGCCGTCCAGATGGAATGCAGATTTTGAATGAGGCTGCAGGGGTCTTGCTG AATCCTGACAAAAATGACAAAGAAACGGCAAAGAAGAGCAAAGCTTACCTTTTCTTATCAGTGAGCGGAATTGACATCCTAGAGTACAAAACAAAG TTTATGATGCACTCATGTCGTGTAGAGTCAGTCTCTTTCTGTGCAGTCCACCAGACCATGCCCAAACTGTTTGGCTTTATAGCCAAAAATCCAGCCTCAGACATGTACCACTGCTATAtgttccaatgcaagaagttT TCACACCTGGTGGTCTCGCTCATTGGTGACACGTTCAAAGCCTGCTCTAAACAGGAAGAGGTCAGGGGCAGTCGTGATCTGGTGGTAGAGGCCCTGCGACTTCGG ATCAAAGCActtcagagagagaatgaattgCTGAAAAGAAGACTTCGAGAAGCGGGAggc AGTTCAGAGGGAACCAGAAATTTAGATGGTGACAGTGACGCTGAGTCTTCCTCCCATTCCCAGTCAGACCTGTCAAAGG TGAGATTTAACTCTGATGGAGACAGAGTTCCTCTGATTAGGAACAGCTGA
- the tmem106c gene encoding transmembrane protein 106C, which produces MGTYWSQNNRTLLNQSDNRGRTSQGYQADDDDSLDGLDRQEDIAQFPYVEFTGRDSITCPTCQGTGRVPSGQVNELVALIPYSDQRLRPQRTKLYVVLSVVLCLLASSLVAFFMFPRPVGVEDDGICTVTVHFDHNNSRVLINMTSSLNFSNSNFFTVLVDSITCQVLYMKTVIGTQQLDNVIRIQPLSQRQVNFSVSMEISGSLSYVYAFCTMASIKVHNIVVFMQTSVKTSHMVRSTQNTLEAYRYIDCGSNSTVHQSSAILWSDPHRKPSIRLLS; this is translated from the exons ATGGGAACTTACTGGTCTCAAAACAACCGGACTCTCCTAAATCAGTCCGACAACAGGGGCAGGACAAGCCAAGGCTATCAGGCAGATGATGATGACTCCTTGGATGGCCTGGATAGACAGGAAGACATTGCACAGTTTCCATATGTGGAGTTCACCGGACGAGATAGCATCACATGTCCAACTTGCCAAGGCACTGGGCGAGTCCCCTCAG GTCAGGTAAATGAGCTGGTTGCTTTGATTCCATACAGTGATCAGAGGCTTCGTCCTCAAAGAAC GAAACTGTATGTGGTGCTGTCTGTGGTGCTGTGTCTGCTGGCCTCCTCACTGGTGGCCTTCTTCATGTTCCCGCGGCCTGTGGGGGTGGAGGATGACGGTATTTGCACGGTCACCGTACACTTTGATCACAACAACAGCAGAGTGCTTATCAACATGACG AGCTCTTTGAACTTCAGCAACTCCAATTTCTTCACGGTGCTGGTGGACAGCATAACCTGTCAGGTGCTCTACATGAAGACTGTGATCGGGACCCAGCAGCTAGACAATGTCATCCGGATTCAGCCCCTTAGTCAAAGACAG GTGAACTTCTCTGTTAGCATGGAGATCAGTGGGAGTCTCTCTTATGTCTA TGCCTTCTGCACCATGGCCAGCATTAAGGTTCACAACATTGTTGTCTTCATGCA GACCTCTGTTAAAACATCCCATATGGTCCGCAGCACCCAGAACACCCTGGAGGCATATCGCTACATTGACTGTGGCTCAAACTCCACAGTACACCAGTCCTCAGCCATCTTATGGTCTGATCCACATCGCAAACCCAGCATCCGCCTGctgagctaa